Proteins from a single region of Streptomyces vinaceus:
- a CDS encoding polysaccharide deacetylase family protein, with protein MGITSSSVRRRRARSAVAGSLLALLLAAAGTPALAATDGSAGRSGAGSEPAHGATGIPLGISRLAQGPGRDVAITIDDGPDPRWTPQVLKVLRENHVKATFCMIGTRAQKYPELVREVAAEGHQLCDHSVDHDVTMDHKPVDYQRRQILDGKAMIEKAVPGVAVNYYRAPGGAFTPDSRAIAAASGMRPLGWSVDPKDWSRPGLPAIVAALEGKLPAQPTVLFHDGGGDRSETVAALKQYLPWLARQGYGFTFPARTTP; from the coding sequence ATGGGCATCACCAGCAGTTCCGTGCGTCGTCGGCGTGCGCGATCCGCCGTCGCGGGGAGCCTCCTCGCCCTTCTGCTGGCGGCGGCCGGCACGCCGGCCCTCGCGGCCACGGACGGCTCCGCCGGGCGTTCCGGGGCCGGCTCCGAGCCGGCCCACGGCGCCACCGGGATCCCGCTGGGGATCTCCCGGCTGGCCCAGGGCCCGGGCCGCGACGTCGCCATCACCATCGACGACGGTCCGGACCCCCGCTGGACCCCGCAGGTCCTCAAGGTGCTGAGGGAGAACCACGTCAAGGCCACGTTCTGCATGATCGGCACCAGGGCGCAGAAGTACCCGGAGCTGGTGCGCGAGGTCGCCGCCGAGGGGCATCAGCTGTGCGACCACTCCGTCGACCACGACGTGACGATGGACCACAAGCCCGTGGACTACCAGCGGCGGCAGATACTCGACGGCAAGGCCATGATCGAGAAGGCCGTCCCCGGCGTCGCCGTGAACTACTACCGCGCACCGGGCGGTGCCTTCACCCCCGACAGCCGTGCGATCGCCGCCGCGAGCGGGATGCGGCCGCTGGGCTGGAGCGTGGACCCCAAGGACTGGAGCCGTCCGGGTCTGCCGGCGATCGTCGCCGCCCTGGAGGGCAAGCTGCCCGCGCAGCCGACCGTGCTCTTCCACGACGGCGGCGGCGACCGCAGCGAGACCGTCGCCGCGCTCAAGCAGTACCTGCCCTGGCTCGCCCGGCAGGGCTACGGCTTCACCTTCCCGGCCCGCACCACTCCGTAG
- a CDS encoding VOC family protein → MTVPKTAVLVLDSAEPERLAHFYAELLGATAGPAPDDGELLLVTGHSGVVLGVRRDPDHVPPSWPLPEGSQQAHVCILVEERSLDEAEREAVALGARPVAAEDDAGLPGSRTTLRRYADPAGHAFALAVVREDPTAPSRLGAHADPTEPADPTDHAAHAAHAVGLRRR, encoded by the coding sequence ATGACCGTACCCAAGACAGCCGTTCTCGTCCTGGACAGCGCCGAGCCCGAGCGGCTGGCGCACTTCTACGCCGAACTGCTCGGCGCCACCGCAGGACCGGCCCCGGACGACGGGGAGCTCCTCCTCGTCACCGGCCACTCCGGAGTGGTCCTCGGAGTCCGCCGGGACCCCGACCACGTACCGCCGAGCTGGCCGCTCCCGGAGGGCTCCCAGCAGGCCCACGTGTGCATCCTCGTGGAGGAGCGGAGCCTCGACGAGGCCGAGCGCGAGGCCGTGGCCCTCGGGGCGCGCCCGGTGGCCGCGGAGGACGACGCCGGCCTGCCGGGCAGCCGGACCACCCTGCGGCGCTACGCCGACCCGGCCGGCCACGCGTTCGCCCTGGCCGTCGTCCGCGAGGACCCCACGGCCCCGAGCCGGCTCGGCGCTCACGCCGATCCCACCGAACCCGCCGACCCCACCGATCACGCGGCCCACGCCGCTCATGCCGTCGGGCTCCGCCGCCGATGA
- a CDS encoding CsbD family protein, with the protein MADKGKMDQAKGKAKEAAGKITGNDRMKAEGKMDQTKGKAKEAMSKTEERARGVQDSLRDKRDRT; encoded by the coding sequence ATGGCTGACAAGGGAAAGATGGACCAGGCCAAGGGCAAGGCCAAGGAGGCCGCAGGCAAGATCACCGGCAACGACCGGATGAAGGCCGAAGGCAAGATGGACCAGACCAAGGGCAAGGCCAAGGAAGCCATGAGCAAGACCGAGGAGCGCGCCCGCGGCGTCCAGGACTCCCTGCGCGACAAGCGCGACAGGACCTGA
- a CDS encoding flavin reductase family protein: MAETELDPFADILDGPVYVVTVAAAGERSGCLVGFASQCSIRPPRFAVWLSKLNHTFRVAQDASHLAVHVLDHGEGPLAELFGGETGDRVDKFARVDWRPSTDGTPLLAGARAWFVGRVETRVDAGDHVGFVLAPTEVSPPVPTPPTLLRYGDVKDIDPGHPA; the protein is encoded by the coding sequence GTGGCCGAGACCGAGCTGGACCCGTTCGCCGACATCCTGGACGGCCCCGTGTACGTGGTCACGGTGGCGGCAGCGGGCGAACGGTCGGGCTGCCTCGTGGGCTTCGCCTCGCAGTGCTCGATCCGGCCGCCGCGCTTCGCGGTGTGGCTCTCCAAGCTCAACCACACCTTCCGTGTGGCCCAGGATGCCTCCCACCTGGCGGTGCACGTACTGGACCACGGCGAGGGCCCGCTGGCGGAGCTGTTCGGCGGCGAGACGGGCGACCGGGTGGACAAGTTCGCCCGCGTCGACTGGCGGCCGAGCACCGACGGCACCCCCTTGCTGGCGGGCGCGCGGGCCTGGTTCGTCGGCCGGGTCGAGACGCGGGTGGACGCGGGGGACCACGTGGGTTTCGTCCTGGCACCCACGGAGGTCTCCCCACCGGTCCCGACCCCGCCCACCCTGCTGCGGTACGGCGACGTCAAGGACATCGACCCCGGCCACCCCGCCTGA
- a CDS encoding TetR/AcrR family transcriptional regulator: protein MEFTEAAAEPGTARPGGRTARVRAAVLEATADVLAGQGFAHLDLADVARRAEVGKTTVYRRWGTVTGLVTDLLLDMAQQSLPRTETGSLLGDLTANARLVRRTLADPRQGALFKAVIAAAGSDPKAAEALYGFYSARVDAWAPCVEQAAARGEVPEGTDAHEVIRATSAPLYYRLLTTPFPLDEADADRAAQAAAAAARAGAYVRRPPV, encoded by the coding sequence ATGGAGTTCACCGAGGCCGCGGCCGAGCCGGGCACCGCCCGGCCCGGAGGGCGTACGGCGCGGGTGCGCGCAGCCGTACTGGAAGCCACCGCGGACGTCCTGGCCGGACAGGGCTTCGCCCATCTCGACCTCGCCGACGTCGCGCGCCGCGCGGAAGTGGGGAAGACGACCGTCTACCGCCGCTGGGGCACGGTCACCGGTCTCGTGACCGACCTGCTGCTGGACATGGCACAGCAGTCCCTCCCGCGCACGGAGACGGGTTCGCTCCTCGGGGACCTGACGGCCAACGCCCGGCTGGTGCGGCGGACGCTGGCCGATCCCCGGCAGGGAGCCCTGTTCAAGGCCGTGATCGCGGCGGCCGGCTCCGATCCGAAGGCCGCGGAGGCGCTGTACGGCTTCTACTCGGCCCGGGTCGACGCATGGGCGCCCTGCGTGGAACAGGCCGCCGCCCGCGGCGAGGTACCCGAGGGCACCGACGCGCACGAGGTGATCCGCGCGACGTCCGCCCCCCTCTACTACCGCCTCCTGACCACGCCCTTCCCGCTCGACGAGGCGGATGCGGACCGCGCCGCGCAGGCCGCGGCGGCGGCGGCGCGAGCGGGGGCGTACGTACGGCGGCCCCCGGTCTGA
- a CDS encoding plasmid stabilization protein has translation MPRGSSPKRERQYEHIKESAQQRGQSAERAKEIAARTVNKERARSGESKTASRSSVQDMSSSKRGGQRSHSGSQGPTKEQLYNEAKQRGIDGRSKMDKAELRRALGR, from the coding sequence ATGCCTCGCGGTTCAAGCCCCAAGCGTGAACGTCAGTACGAGCACATCAAGGAGAGCGCCCAGCAGCGCGGCCAGAGCGCCGAGCGCGCGAAGGAGATCGCCGCGCGCACGGTCAACAAGGAGCGGGCCCGCTCCGGGGAGTCGAAGACGGCGAGCCGTTCCTCCGTCCAAGACATGTCGTCGTCCAAGCGCGGCGGACAGCGCTCCCACAGCGGCTCTCAGGGGCCGACGAAGGAACAGCTGTACAACGAGGCGAAGCAGCGGGGCATCGACGGCCGCTCGAAGATGGACAAGGCCGAACTCAGGCGGGCCCTCGGCCGCTGA
- a CDS encoding FAD-binding oxidoreductase: MPETAPTAPAGSAVPPPPRPRRSWWGWGTEDKALSDGECAALGALVPGAAATPLPVPDVRSVELPKPRVTPPSSLAHLMSDTPPDRASHTYGKAYRDVVRALRGELGTAPDRVAFPRSEQDVVDVLDWAAGADVVVVPYGAGSSVVGGVEYRGDRRGGVVSLDLAGLDRVLDIDTISRAARIQAGVLGPDLEARLRPHGLTLRHFPQSFEFSTLGGWLATRAGGHYATLLTHIDDLTESLRVVTPAGVNESLRVPGSGAGPSPDRLFLGSEGTLGVITEAWMRLQDRPRHKASASYLFDDVKAATAAVRAVAQSGLHPANCRLLDPGEAALAGVAGGGRSVLVLGVESAHFPVAGRLAELGALVRDHGGSPAGGTGDAPGDDSAAGSWRSAFLRMPYLRDALARMSVISETFETACTWDRAEGLYEAVHRELGAVVREVTGAEGMINCRFTHVYPDGPAPYFTVIAPARRGAEAEMWDEIKSAAMEVLGAHGATVTHHHAVGRDHRPGYDRQRPEPFARALRAAKHALDPAGILNPGVLFDGERS, translated from the coding sequence ATGCCCGAGACCGCGCCCACCGCCCCCGCCGGGTCCGCCGTCCCGCCCCCGCCCCGGCCCCGCCGGTCCTGGTGGGGCTGGGGCACCGAGGACAAGGCCCTGTCCGACGGCGAGTGCGCGGCCCTCGGCGCACTGGTCCCCGGCGCGGCGGCCACCCCGCTGCCGGTGCCCGACGTCCGGTCCGTCGAGCTGCCGAAGCCCCGGGTCACCCCGCCCTCCTCCCTGGCCCACCTGATGTCCGACACCCCGCCCGACCGGGCCTCGCACACCTACGGCAAGGCCTACCGCGACGTCGTACGGGCGCTGCGCGGCGAACTCGGGACGGCTCCGGACCGGGTCGCCTTCCCCCGCAGCGAGCAGGACGTGGTGGACGTACTGGACTGGGCCGCGGGCGCGGACGTGGTCGTCGTGCCGTACGGAGCGGGCAGTTCCGTGGTCGGGGGAGTGGAGTACCGCGGGGACCGGAGGGGCGGCGTGGTCTCGCTGGACCTCGCCGGTCTGGACCGCGTACTCGACATCGACACCATCAGCAGGGCGGCGCGGATCCAGGCCGGTGTGCTCGGACCCGACCTCGAAGCCCGGTTGCGGCCGCACGGCCTGACCCTGCGCCACTTTCCGCAGAGCTTCGAGTTCTCCACCCTCGGCGGTTGGCTGGCGACGCGCGCCGGAGGCCACTACGCCACGCTCCTCACCCACATCGACGATCTGACCGAGTCCCTGCGCGTGGTCACCCCGGCCGGGGTCAACGAGTCGCTGCGCGTGCCCGGTTCGGGCGCGGGACCCTCCCCCGACCGACTCTTCCTGGGATCGGAGGGCACGCTCGGCGTGATCACCGAGGCGTGGATGCGGCTCCAGGACCGGCCCCGCCACAAGGCGTCCGCCTCGTACCTGTTCGACGACGTCAAGGCCGCGACCGCGGCGGTGCGCGCCGTCGCGCAGTCGGGGCTGCACCCGGCCAACTGCCGGCTGCTCGATCCGGGCGAGGCGGCGCTCGCGGGCGTGGCCGGCGGCGGGCGGAGCGTACTCGTCCTCGGGGTGGAGTCCGCGCACTTCCCCGTCGCCGGCCGCCTCGCCGAACTGGGCGCCCTGGTACGGGACCACGGCGGTTCGCCCGCCGGGGGCACGGGCGACGCCCCGGGAGACGACTCCGCGGCCGGTTCGTGGCGCTCCGCGTTCCTGCGCATGCCCTACCTGCGCGACGCGCTCGCGCGGATGAGCGTGATCAGTGAAACCTTCGAGACGGCCTGCACCTGGGACCGTGCCGAGGGCCTGTACGAGGCCGTGCACCGGGAGCTGGGCGCCGTCGTGCGCGAGGTCACCGGCGCCGAGGGGATGATCAACTGCCGTTTCACCCACGTCTACCCCGACGGCCCCGCCCCCTACTTCACCGTCATAGCCCCCGCGCGGCGCGGCGCGGAGGCCGAGATGTGGGACGAGATCAAGTCCGCCGCCATGGAGGTGCTCGGTGCGCACGGGGCCACCGTCACCCACCACCACGCCGTCGGCCGCGACCACCGGCCCGGATACGACCGGCAGCGCCCGGAGCCGTTCGCCCGGGCGCTGCGGGCCGCGAAGCACGCGCTCGACCCGGCGGGGATCCTCAACCCCGGAGTCCTCTTCGACGGGGAGCGGAGCTGA
- a CDS encoding TetR/AcrR family transcriptional regulator: MDSTSTGTAPGTPPAGRRGRPAGTKGVPRAEREEQILAAALEEFGRHGHASASMAEIARRVGVTKPMLYAYFDSKDGLYLACLEHIAARVIEAIDAAMAGGPAATAGERLPHTVLSGLFTALQERRHAWFVLYDRTLPPGSELRLAAQRHRGAIDELAAAGTAALLSGHGNEDPLDADALKHVWTGTVSALMGWWIAHPDQSAQEMSARCARLLTAVRTP; this comes from the coding sequence ATGGACTCCACAAGCACCGGGACCGCACCCGGCACCCCGCCGGCCGGGCGCCGGGGCAGACCCGCGGGGACGAAGGGCGTACCGCGCGCCGAGCGCGAGGAGCAGATCCTCGCCGCCGCGCTGGAGGAGTTCGGCCGGCACGGACACGCCTCCGCGTCGATGGCCGAGATCGCCCGGCGCGTGGGCGTGACGAAGCCGATGCTCTACGCCTACTTCGACTCGAAGGACGGGCTCTACCTCGCCTGCCTCGAACACATCGCGGCCCGCGTCATCGAGGCCATCGACGCGGCGATGGCCGGCGGACCGGCCGCCACCGCCGGGGAGCGGCTCCCCCACACCGTTCTCAGCGGACTCTTCACGGCCCTCCAAGAACGGCGTCACGCCTGGTTCGTCCTCTACGACCGGACCTTGCCGCCGGGATCCGAGCTGCGCCTCGCCGCCCAGCGGCACCGCGGGGCCATCGACGAACTCGCCGCGGCGGGCACCGCGGCCCTGCTCAGCGGCCACGGCAACGAGGACCCCCTGGACGCCGACGCCCTCAAGCACGTGTGGACGGGCACGGTCAGCGCCCTCATGGGCTGGTGGATCGCCCATCCCGACCAGTCCGCCCAGGAGATGAGTGCCCGCTGCGCCCGCCTGCTGACGGCCGTGCGCACTCCCTGA
- the ppk2 gene encoding polyphosphate kinase 2 encodes MDEEQRRSQHESQHERTLLAGLSVDATRPEQPVLLDGSGAPIRTWRENYPYDRKVPRAQYERSKRILQIELLKLQHWVKDTGARVVVICEGRDAAGKGGTIQRFTERLNPRGARIVALDKPTEREAGQWYFQRYVAHLPDRGEIVFFDRSWYNRAGVEKVMGFCTEAEHERFLLQCPAFEAMLVEDGILLIKFWFSVSRAEQRTRFAIRQVDPVRQWKLSATDVASLDLWDAYTTAKVEMFRATDTDHAPWTVVKSNDKRRGRLEAMRSLLWRLDYASKDEEAVGRPDPLIVGAADTLLESGEEPSELSPTPLGGPPDGPGHHPGPRTPPRR; translated from the coding sequence ATGGACGAGGAACAGCGCAGGTCACAGCATGAGTCGCAGCACGAGAGGACGCTGCTCGCAGGTCTGAGCGTGGACGCGACCCGGCCCGAACAGCCGGTACTCCTGGACGGATCAGGCGCGCCCATCCGGACCTGGCGGGAGAACTACCCGTACGACCGGAAGGTCCCCCGGGCGCAGTACGAGCGGTCGAAGAGGATCCTGCAGATCGAGCTGCTGAAGCTGCAGCACTGGGTCAAGGACACCGGGGCCCGGGTGGTGGTGATCTGCGAGGGCCGGGACGCGGCCGGCAAGGGCGGCACCATCCAGCGCTTCACCGAGCGGCTCAACCCCCGCGGCGCACGCATCGTTGCCCTGGACAAGCCGACCGAGCGGGAGGCCGGCCAGTGGTACTTCCAGCGCTACGTCGCGCACCTGCCCGACCGCGGGGAGATCGTCTTCTTCGACCGCTCCTGGTACAACCGCGCGGGTGTGGAGAAGGTCATGGGCTTCTGCACCGAGGCGGAGCACGAGCGGTTCCTCCTCCAGTGCCCCGCCTTCGAGGCGATGCTCGTCGAGGACGGCATCCTGTTGATCAAGTTCTGGTTCTCGGTCTCCCGCGCCGAGCAGCGCACCCGCTTCGCGATACGCCAGGTCGACCCGGTACGCCAGTGGAAGCTCTCGGCCACCGATGTGGCGTCCCTGGACCTGTGGGACGCGTACACCACTGCCAAGGTCGAGATGTTCCGGGCCACCGATACCGACCACGCGCCGTGGACCGTGGTCAAGAGCAACGACAAGCGACGCGGGCGGCTGGAGGCGATGCGCAGCCTGCTGTGGCGCCTGGACTACGCCAGCAAGGACGAAGAAGCCGTGGGGCGGCCCGATCCGCTCATCGTCGGCGCCGCCGACACCCTCCTCGAATCGGGCGAGGAGCCGTCGGAGCTCTCACCGACACCGCTGGGAGGCCCGCCCGACGGCCCCGGCCACCACCCCGGCCCGCGGACACCCCCACGCCGGTGA
- a CDS encoding aldo/keto reductase, whose product MEYRRLGASGLQVPALSFGAGTFGGRGPLFGAWGNTGVAEARRLVDICIDAGVTMFDTADVYSDGASEEVLGAALKGRRDQVLISTKAGLPTGGAPGDAGTSRSRLIASVDKALRRLGTDRIDLFQLHAFDAGAPVEEVVSTLDDLVRAGKIRHLGVSNFSGWQAMKSLATADRRGRERYVAHQVYYSLVGRDYEWELMPLGLDQGLGAIVWSPLGWGRLTGKIRRGRALPAGSRLHDTAEFAPPVEEEHLFRVVDALDEIAGETGRAVPQIALRWLLQRPTVSSVIIGARNEEQLRQNLGAVGWTLTPEQMARLDRASARPAPYPYFPYHRQPGFARLNPPAFPSR is encoded by the coding sequence ATGGAGTACAGGCGACTGGGTGCCTCGGGGCTTCAGGTTCCGGCGCTCAGCTTCGGCGCCGGGACCTTCGGCGGACGGGGACCGCTCTTCGGGGCCTGGGGCAACACGGGCGTGGCGGAGGCGCGCCGTCTCGTGGACATCTGCATCGACGCCGGCGTCACGATGTTCGACACCGCCGACGTCTACTCCGACGGCGCCTCGGAGGAGGTGCTGGGAGCCGCCCTCAAGGGCCGCCGCGACCAGGTGCTCATCTCCACCAAGGCCGGCCTGCCCACCGGTGGGGCTCCCGGCGACGCGGGCACCTCGCGCTCCCGCCTGATCGCTTCCGTCGACAAGGCGCTGCGGCGCCTCGGCACGGACCGCATCGACCTCTTCCAGCTGCACGCCTTCGACGCCGGAGCCCCCGTGGAGGAGGTGGTCTCCACCCTCGACGACCTAGTACGGGCCGGGAAGATCCGCCACCTCGGCGTGTCCAACTTCTCCGGCTGGCAGGCGATGAAGTCCCTCGCCACCGCCGACCGCCGCGGCCGGGAGCGCTACGTCGCCCACCAGGTCTACTACTCCCTCGTCGGCCGCGACTACGAATGGGAGCTGATGCCGCTCGGGCTCGACCAGGGGCTCGGCGCGATCGTCTGGAGCCCCCTCGGCTGGGGGCGGCTCACCGGCAAGATCCGCCGGGGCCGGGCGCTGCCCGCCGGCAGCAGGCTGCACGACACCGCCGAGTTCGCGCCGCCGGTGGAGGAGGAGCACCTCTTCCGCGTGGTCGACGCCCTGGACGAGATCGCCGGGGAAACCGGCAGGGCGGTCCCGCAGATCGCCCTGCGCTGGCTGTTGCAGCGGCCGACCGTGTCCTCGGTCATCATCGGGGCGCGCAACGAGGAGCAACTGCGCCAGAACCTCGGGGCCGTGGGCTGGACGCTCACCCCGGAGCAGATGGCGAGGCTCGACCGGGCCAGCGCCCGCCCGGCCCCGTACCCCTACTTCCCCTACCACCGTCAGCCGGGCTTCGCCCGCCTCAACCCCCCGGCCTTCCCCTCGCGGTGA
- a CDS encoding DUF5133 domain-containing protein — translation MAHPAVLARLVEEYEMVSRTGAGGRQEPVRQRLEDLVYTLCVSTGTRDIDAALAAARERMAAAWLVDAEGSGAAA, via the coding sequence ATGGCTCACCCTGCGGTACTGGCGCGTCTGGTGGAGGAGTACGAGATGGTGTCGCGGACCGGGGCCGGAGGCCGTCAGGAACCGGTGCGGCAGCGGCTGGAGGACCTCGTCTACACGCTGTGCGTGTCGACCGGGACGCGCGACATCGATGCGGCGCTGGCCGCGGCCCGCGAGCGGATGGCCGCCGCCTGGCTCGTCGACGCGGAGGGCTCGGGGGCGGCTGCCTGA
- a CDS encoding SSI family serine proteinase inhibitor, with protein sequence MLHPPFESKESTVVRHRIAAVTAAALLPLAGATGIAEAQPASLYAPSAVVLAVAPGDGDAAVSRAVALSCAPSAQGTHPDPQAACAALAATGGSLNQLLAAPDRNRACPMHYDPVTVTADGVWKGSRIAWKHTFANACTMSATLNGNATFAF encoded by the coding sequence ATGCTGCATCCTCCCTTCGAATCGAAAGAGAGTACTGTCGTGCGTCACCGCATCGCCGCTGTCACCGCCGCCGCCCTCCTCCCCCTCGCCGGGGCCACCGGGATCGCCGAGGCGCAGCCCGCGAGCCTGTACGCCCCCTCCGCCGTGGTCCTCGCGGTCGCCCCCGGCGACGGCGACGCCGCCGTCTCGCGTGCGGTCGCCCTCAGCTGCGCGCCGTCCGCCCAGGGCACGCACCCCGACCCCCAGGCAGCCTGCGCGGCCCTCGCCGCCACCGGCGGCAGCCTGAACCAGCTGCTGGCGGCCCCCGACCGGAACCGGGCCTGTCCGATGCACTACGACCCCGTCACCGTCACCGCGGACGGCGTCTGGAAGGGCAGCCGCATCGCTTGGAAGCACACCTTCGCCAACGCGTGCACGATGTCGGCGACCCTCAACGGGAACGCCACCTTCGCGTTCTGA
- a CDS encoding protealysin inhibitor emfourin, which produces MLITVTRTGGFAGRERTASLDTEYRSDGAELEQLAERALSGECPADREPVPDGFAYVLHIDGKLVELRDPYLTDEQRQLIATVLGEGA; this is translated from the coding sequence ATGCTGATCACCGTCACCCGTACCGGCGGGTTCGCGGGCAGGGAACGGACCGCTTCCCTCGACACGGAGTACCGCAGCGACGGCGCCGAGCTGGAGCAGCTGGCGGAGCGAGCCCTGAGCGGGGAGTGTCCGGCGGACCGGGAGCCCGTCCCGGACGGGTTCGCCTACGTCCTCCACATCGACGGCAAGCTGGTGGAGTTACGGGATCCGTACCTCACCGACGAACAACGGCAGCTGATCGCCACCGTGTTGGGCGAAGGCGCCTGA
- a CDS encoding DUF4235 domain-containing protein, with product MKASKLAYKPVGLALGAGAGLLAGALFKEVWKLAGHQGDAPNATDEERQWREILIAAAIQGAIFALVKAAVQRSGAVAVRRVSGTWPA from the coding sequence ATGAAGGCATCGAAACTCGCCTACAAGCCGGTCGGGTTGGCCCTCGGAGCGGGCGCCGGACTGCTGGCCGGGGCGCTCTTCAAGGAGGTCTGGAAACTCGCCGGGCACCAAGGCGACGCCCCGAACGCCACGGACGAGGAGCGGCAGTGGCGCGAGATCCTGATCGCCGCGGCGATCCAGGGCGCGATCTTCGCCCTCGTCAAGGCGGCCGTCCAGCGGTCCGGGGCCGTGGCCGTACGGCGCGTGTCGGGTACCTGGCCGGCCTGA
- a CDS encoding PRC-barrel domain-containing protein, which translates to MTDNVWGYRETSGRLEGLDLTGFKVEAVDGGIGKVDKHSDEAGSAYIVVDTGPWIFGKEVLLPAGTVSRIDADEEKVYVDRTKEQIKNAPEFHRDKHLQDEAYRAEVGTYYGIGGPFGGRII; encoded by the coding sequence ATGACGGACAACGTGTGGGGCTATCGCGAGACCTCGGGCCGCCTGGAGGGCCTCGACCTCACGGGATTCAAGGTCGAGGCCGTCGACGGCGGCATCGGCAAGGTGGACAAGCACTCCGACGAGGCCGGCTCCGCGTACATCGTGGTGGACACGGGGCCGTGGATCTTCGGCAAGGAGGTCCTCCTCCCGGCCGGCACCGTGTCCCGCATCGACGCGGACGAGGAGAAGGTCTACGTCGACCGGACGAAGGAACAGATCAAGAACGCCCCCGAGTTCCACCGCGACAAGCACCTGCAGGACGAGGCCTACCGCGCGGAGGTCGGTACGTATTACGGCATCGGCGGCCCCTTCGGCGGCCGCATCATCTGA
- a CDS encoding M20 metallopeptidase family protein produces MTAAREPLSGLLAQAHALLPDTVALRRAIHRDPELGTHLPRTQQAVLDALAGLRLHLATGSGLSSVTATLEGALPGPTVLLRADMDALPLEEESGLDFASRVPGAMHACGHDAHTAMLVTAARLLSARRSELAGRVVFMFQPAEESGGGALRMIEEGVLETAAGGRVDCAFALHLTTRFDSGTLRLRPGPTFAASDRFRVTVRGRGGHAGAPHLGLDPVPVACEIVQALQSMVTRTVDVHDPAVVTVASVHAGTAGNVIPDTAEIAGTFRTLSPATRQLVRESITRVAHHVAAAHAARAETTLTEGYPPVVNDPARTAALHDAAAALLGPGRVHRLPRPFMWAEDFSYVLERVPGAMAFLGARPPGLAPEGAADLHSARVVFDEEALAAGAALHAAAALRAGDASAPRRG; encoded by the coding sequence GTGACCGCCGCCCGGGAGCCGCTGTCGGGGCTGCTCGCGCAGGCTCACGCCCTCCTGCCCGACACCGTGGCCCTGCGCCGCGCCATCCACCGCGACCCGGAGCTCGGGACGCATCTGCCCCGCACCCAGCAGGCGGTCCTGGACGCGCTGGCCGGGCTGCGGCTGCACCTCGCCACCGGCTCGGGCCTCAGCTCCGTCACCGCCACCCTCGAAGGCGCCCTGCCCGGCCCGACGGTCCTGCTGCGCGCCGACATGGACGCCCTGCCCCTGGAGGAGGAGAGCGGCCTGGACTTCGCCTCCCGGGTACCGGGCGCCATGCACGCCTGCGGACACGACGCGCACACCGCCATGCTGGTGACGGCCGCCCGGCTGCTGTCGGCCCGGCGCTCGGAGCTGGCGGGGCGCGTCGTGTTCATGTTCCAGCCCGCGGAGGAGTCGGGCGGCGGCGCCCTGCGCATGATCGAGGAAGGGGTGCTGGAGACCGCGGCCGGGGGGAGGGTCGACTGCGCCTTCGCCCTGCACCTCACCACCCGCTTCGACAGTGGCACCCTCCGCCTGCGCCCCGGGCCGACGTTCGCGGCCTCCGACCGGTTCCGGGTGACCGTCCGCGGTCGCGGCGGCCACGCCGGCGCCCCGCACCTCGGGCTGGACCCGGTGCCCGTCGCCTGCGAGATCGTCCAGGCCCTGCAGAGCATGGTCACCCGTACCGTCGACGTCCACGATCCGGCGGTGGTCACCGTCGCCTCGGTCCACGCGGGTACGGCGGGCAACGTCATCCCCGACACGGCGGAGATCGCCGGGACCTTCCGCACCCTCTCCCCCGCTACGCGGCAGCTCGTACGGGAGAGCATCACCCGCGTCGCCCACCACGTGGCCGCCGCCCACGCGGCCCGCGCCGAGACCACTCTGACCGAGGGTTACCCGCCCGTCGTCAACGACCCGGCGCGCACCGCCGCCCTGCACGACGCCGCGGCCGCGCTCCTCGGTCCCGGCCGGGTCCACCGCCTTCCCCGGCCGTTCATGTGGGCCGAGGACTTCTCGTACGTGCTGGAACGGGTGCCCGGGGCGATGGCCTTCCTCGGGGCCCGGCCGCCCGGACTCGCCCCCGAGGGGGCCGCAGACCTGCACTCCGCCCGGGTCGTCTTCGACGAGGAGGCACTGGCCGCCGGGGCGGCCCTGCACGCGGCCGCGGCCCTGCGGGCCGGCGACGCGTCCGCGCCGCGGCGCGGCTGA